In the Pongo abelii isolate AG06213 chromosome 2, NHGRI_mPonAbe1-v2.0_pri, whole genome shotgun sequence genome, tacCTCAATCTCGCAGGCTGGAATGCTATGgttggatcatagctcactggagccttgaaccTTTGGGCTCAAGTagctggggggctgaggtaggactacagagatggggttgcaccatgttgctaGGCTGCTCTTGCCCTGAAGGGTCCTCTCGCCTCAGCGGCGTCAgacatagttttctatttttgacgAACATAAACACTGTGCTGGGTCTGAATTTTTCAGCTACCCTTCTTCAGCCCGCAACACACAGACCTGGCGGGGAGGTCGCTGTTACCAGCCCCCACTCTGACGAGAAGACTGCCCAGCCCCAAGCGCTGTAGCGCCCCGGTGATGTCGCCGAACACCCGGCGCCTGTGACGTCGCCGAACGCCCACCTCTACGGTGTCGGCGAAGACGCGCCCTTGTGACGTCACGGAAGGCGCGCCCTTGTGACGTCACGGAAGGCGCGCCCTTGTGACGTCACGGAAGGCGCGCCCTTGTGACGTCACGGAAGGCGCGCCCTTGTGACGTCACGGAAGGCGCGCCCTTGTGACGTCTCAGGGGACCGCCACTCACGCGGAGCCAATCGGAACTCGCGGCGGGGCTGCTGGGTCTTCCAGGAGCGCGCATGAGCGGACGCTGGCTACGGGTGGCCGGTCGGGATGTAACCGGCTGCTGAGCTGGCAGTTCTGTGTCCCGAGGCTTCCGCCCGGCCGCAGCCGCACATACGCTGCGAGGAGGAGCTTTACGACTTCCCGGTCTTCGGGGCCAGGCGCAGCAAGGGCCAGACTCTGCCCTAGCAGGCGCTGCGCGCCAACCGGCTGGCACCTGTCGCAGAAGGTGCAACCGATCGCACTGTCGCGCGGAAGCTCCTCAATGGCCAGCTCCAGCTGCAGCCCCAGCCGCCCACTCGCCTCTCCTGAGCCTGGGTAAGTGCGTCCCACAACACCTCCCCCAGCCAGGGCCCGGGGACCCCCGGGAGCGTCCCCGGCTACCTGGCGCCGCTCATCCTGGGCAGGGTCGGCCCCCTGTGAGGCTGCCGGGCATGAGGGAGCTGCACCGCTGAGCTTGACCTCTGACGGCCTTTTGTAATAGCATTAAGTCTTTGAAACTTTGTGGCGAGGTAGAAGGGGCTAGGAAACgaagaaaacatctttttaaaaatataagcgaTCGGCTGGGCGAGgtagcccacgcctgtaatcccagcactttgggaggtcgaggcgggtggatcacgaggtcaggagttcaagaccagcctggccagcatggtttcactgaaaccccatctgtactaaaaacacaaaaattagtcgggcgtggtggcgggtgcctgtaatcccagctactcgggaggctgaggcagagaattgtttgaacccgggatgcggaggttgcagtgagcggagatcgggccactgcactccagcctgggcaacagaccaagactctgcctaaacaaacaaatatatgtgtgtatatatgcgatcgagcccgggaggttgagattacagtgagctgagattatataAGCGATCAAGCacgggaggttgaggttacagtgagctgagattgcgccgttgcactccagcccgtgtaacagagggagactctgtctctaaaaaattatatgcaaGTGAGAGCTTTTCTTCCAGCCTTCACGCTCAGACTGAAGAAAGTAATTAGGCCAGCccccgtggctcacgcctgtaatcccagcattttgggaggtggaggcggaagCGGAagcgagtggatcgcttgagatcaggagttccagactagtttgggcaacatggtgaaaccctgtctctacaaaaatataaaaaattagctgggcatggtggcacgcacttgtagtctctgctacttgccgggctgaggcgggaggatcgctcagctgcagcctcgacctcctggggcaatccatttcagcctcccaaagtgctgagattacaggaatgagccatcgtgcctggctttacactatattttaatactttttttgaaaatggaaactttTACAGGCAATTCACTTCCTTCAAACTAATGATAAGGAAGTGatgctgttctgttctgttttgttttttgtttttgtggggttttttttcttttttgagatggggtcttgcccaagttggagtgaggtggtgcaaacaaggctcactgcagccttgaccttcgggctcaaggaatccttccccgtcagcctccccggtagctaggactacaggtgcatgctaccacgcttggctaattctttttttgaaatggagtctcactctgtctcccaggctggagtgcagtggtgcaatctcggctcactgcaggctggtctcaacctctgaCTCGGATGGTCCACCCACTtctgcatcccaaagtgctgggattacaagtgtgacccactgtgcctggcgatATTGCTCATTTTAGATActagaactttttaatttaatttttttttttttttttttctgagatggagtcttactttgtctccaggctggagtgcagtggtgtaatctcggctcactgcaacctccgcctcctgagttcaagcgattctcctgcctcagcctgccagagttgctgggactacaggtgcgcaccaccacacccaggagttcaaggctgcagtgagccatggtcgtgccactgcactccagcctgggcaacacagcgagaccctgactcCACAAATAAATCAATCAACATCGTATGATCTGTACCAGGGTATAGGCAGGTGCTATGATCCCCACTTTTCATCCTCAACTCTAAGTTGAGTCATACATCAACCTCTAGTAACAAGTGGCATGTTCTCAGTCAAAGGGGTAAGCCCAAACCACGTGGAGAGAATCTTATCTCTTTTGAGAgctaatataaaaagaattcctCCTAGGCGTAAAAATATTGTGACATCAGTTACTTAGGCTAAACATGCCTATTATGCTAAGTGAGTTATTAACAATAAATACTTTAACTCTGTGCCATGTTAATTATCATAATCtgatttataatttgttttaaccTTAGGTTAAACAATAACCTAAGTAATAAAGTAAACAATATCTTCAAACTTGAAATATATgcttatttgttaaaataaaaaacagtttaaTTTGTTTGGGACATTTAATTTGTTTGgcatgattatttcttttctcataaaatatatattagtgcTTAAGAATTTTAAGAGGTATAGTCTTTCCTTTTATAATGgtggttgtttttaaaatgaatctgTTATTTCTGTTACATGAATACAGATACTCCTTGACTTACGATGGAGTTACATCGCAATAAACCCATCGTAAGTTGAAAATactgtaagtcaaaaatgcacttaatacacCTAACTTACAAACATCACACCTTTGCATAGCCTATCGTAAACATCCTCACAACACTTACATTAATATTTGGGCAAAATTATCTATCACAAAGCCTATTTAATAATAAAGTGCTGAATATCTCAtgcaatttattgaatagtgaaCTGAAAGTAAACAACAGAATGATTGTATGGGTACTcttaagtatgtttttaaatgtgGATCACTGCATGCAGATGGCATTCATACTATTGTAcagtcaaaaaaaagtaaattgtacCATCATAACTGAGGAAGTCTGCAGTTTATGATAATGTAAGGATTTTGGAAAACTGttgcaaatatgttaaaattaatttgtactAATCTCTTGCACATTTGTATATTAATTGATTAAATGCTTCACCTATAgtttttttcacagaattcatttcatttaaaattttaagctcaactt is a window encoding:
- the LOC134761104 gene encoding uncharacterized protein LOC134761104, which produces MLLGCSCPEGSSRLSGVRHSFLFLTNINTVLGLNFSATLLQPATHRPGGEVAVTSPHSDEKTAQPQALRALVTSQGTATHAEPIGTRGGAAGSSRSAHERTLATGGRSGCNRLLSWQFCVPRLPPGRSRTYAARRSFTTSRSSGPGAARARLCPSRRCAPTGWHLSQKVQPIALSRGSSSMASSSCSPSRPLASPEPGSTEKVFDDNLQHRDREDTRAYALDCKIPKVSFQMLTGDSIKEATMLII